From one Ignavibacteria bacterium genomic stretch:
- a CDS encoding RHS repeat protein, which yields MRLLLNVIVGIMLGTGFSAAGVLNVTISSISKTCVGDKPTISVVLSNTNTTYGINGIKGTIVISDGSTPVVQDSIGTHTLAPSGSKQVEIVSQWTAPEPANKTYSVKLTAKGLDNINGTQTAENTFTVCPGAACPDRPTASGDVIYLGTGNSGSISYSTPKESCCFRIKVTKVSGRTDAVTVSPDTWTVVSTAGTQVAVTIDKVKNNGQTTVVRVDWRSCDDKSAGSDYVLVREGQAPTASNHTTPPPPVSGAQCPNSGYDSDPVITATREVIVSAPVDVITNADIGVSLERDYLSSLQTIRPKVHDFGPGWSHPFDWTLVSGDGEAYILGPLGLNIRFRQADGKWVLDWPTTGSYQLSRPNNNTWMLLDRAADRLYEFDSAGRLLSIGNTAGYKNTVTWTGAWITGISTPTGKGLTFARDSVGRIVSASNGRTTTLYDYTNGLLTRATDGLGNATTYTYAPGTSLLTKWTTPEGRTPMIVTYDSEGKVQTQDFGGFLVNFSQVGTTTSITLPGGKTTRHTHDADARLTSLTRAGGGTATFVYDAAGNRSEITDMGGGKTVRTFIDGLPTSVRYPDNTGYTINYRNRTVNDLDIADIESIEVVNGLTTSIIPVTDMVKQIIRSDGYSAELTYQPLTSKPVHVRSAGVDNSYEYDLDGMLKRLTMFDGSSYTYAYNTDNTLKEITSSTGSPMTIQTNTLGAVTGWQWGTQHVQYAYDKDGLLSAITDGENRITSFSYNLQGMLEKITKPGGALTNYTWTGPYLSGIDFGNGRSYQVNRDSDMRPNTIVGPNDLSYSAKYNYEGIPTSFIMPGIPAINIISDNMGRRTQVITPSGLATNYTWTNSGSLGEIQLPTGLSYSYGQRNNNKTVDITRNGLPWLSYTMEYDKMRSVDLTMTDAEDNTWRISSFSAGYAEYTTPSGKKMVVQYDALGKVKKVTWPDESTDTYEYSQNRLTKVTVGGEANTFTYDLSGLMNSMNGAPIGRDQAGRITDAGNIHKTYNADGQVTQIDVNNKRLASYEYTNGRPTAVTDFLGGRTEMRYNDMGLKSGYIYPDLSTLNYVYTADGKIQRIEDSGGWWMEYAYTNGRVSSVTRSDNVNLDQAFSDFTVNYTQDNLVEGAQYDSRFRLQGAPSLGITNIKYGQSGISSFTRDGKDFSIIYNAFGKIDSIKNNAETVKFYFDPYSHTPAAISYKIANSDYAFLTFPYAESNYQVCDVTKLDGKYLIDDGNGNIVAVRNKDGTYDEPLWYTPFGEKIGAQQYPLGFGGSNGIVTMGGLHLTLDGRQTHMPELSDEFQGAFEKKFGFGKVGGDEPVPIDVSGHVDMESERAIFQEELMAVLRMQSSSALDMLKREGLKIAHPLNDVEDHFPFMSAEYTPPATSVLKWEGFRIARASTEEDKYHNSYVSDFQFAEQSNNDAGRKYFLDYARTHGRLFDAVFNPFFDYKEFLNRKVWGSSTGGYLNPIIQLGCAEFLVDPNELLADFFFGDGPPVTAPPTIKSTPAPPLHVTPPLTTTPNKK from the coding sequence TTGAGATTGCTGCTGAATGTAATTGTCGGAATTATGCTGGGTACGGGTTTTTCAGCGGCCGGCGTACTCAATGTTACAATCTCGAGTATCTCGAAAACCTGCGTCGGTGATAAGCCAACCATTTCAGTTGTTTTATCGAATACAAACACCACGTATGGAATAAACGGTATAAAAGGAACCATAGTCATTAGTGACGGCAGTACCCCGGTAGTGCAGGATTCAATTGGCACACACACTCTGGCACCCAGCGGGTCAAAGCAGGTAGAGATTGTATCCCAATGGACAGCGCCCGAGCCGGCAAACAAAACCTATAGTGTCAAGTTAACGGCAAAGGGCCTGGATAATATCAACGGAACCCAAACGGCTGAAAATACATTTACCGTATGCCCGGGTGCGGCATGCCCGGACAGGCCAACGGCAAGCGGCGATGTGATTTACTTAGGCACCGGAAATAGCGGCTCAATCAGCTATTCAACACCCAAGGAGTCTTGCTGCTTTCGCATTAAGGTTACAAAGGTTAGTGGCAGAACAGATGCAGTTACTGTTTCGCCGGACACCTGGACAGTTGTTTCCACTGCCGGTACTCAGGTTGCTGTAACCATCGATAAGGTAAAGAACAACGGCCAGACCACCGTCGTGCGAGTTGACTGGCGTTCATGTGATGATAAGTCGGCCGGCAGTGACTATGTTTTGGTACGCGAAGGGCAGGCTCCAACCGCATCTAACCATACTACTCCGCCCCCTCCGGTGAGTGGCGCTCAATGTCCTAACAGTGGCTATGACAGCGATCCGGTAATTACCGCTACACGTGAGGTTATTGTCTCCGCACCCGTTGACGTGATTACAAATGCGGATATTGGTGTATCGCTGGAACGCGACTACTTGTCATCGCTGCAAACTATCAGACCTAAGGTGCATGACTTCGGTCCCGGATGGAGTCATCCGTTTGACTGGACACTTGTTTCTGGTGACGGTGAGGCATACATTCTGGGCCCGCTCGGCTTGAATATCCGATTTAGGCAGGCTGACGGGAAGTGGGTGCTTGACTGGCCAACAACCGGCAGCTACCAACTATCGCGCCCCAACAACAATACCTGGATGTTGCTTGATCGAGCGGCCGACCGGTTATACGAATTCGATAGCGCCGGCCGCCTGCTCAGCATTGGTAATACTGCAGGATATAAAAACACTGTCACCTGGACCGGGGCATGGATTACCGGAATATCAACACCAACAGGGAAGGGGCTCACCTTTGCGCGCGACAGTGTTGGCAGAATAGTGTCGGCATCCAATGGGCGGACAACAACCCTGTATGACTACACCAACGGACTACTGACACGTGCAACGGACGGACTTGGTAATGCTACAACATACACGTATGCTCCGGGTACGTCGTTACTAACAAAATGGACTACGCCCGAAGGCCGCACTCCAATGATTGTAACGTACGACTCCGAAGGGAAGGTTCAAACGCAGGACTTTGGTGGGTTCCTCGTCAATTTTTCACAAGTTGGAACAACTACCAGCATTACTCTCCCAGGCGGGAAAACAACCAGGCACACGCATGATGCCGATGCCCGACTCACAAGTCTGACACGTGCCGGCGGCGGCACGGCAACGTTTGTATATGATGCTGCAGGCAATCGGTCTGAAATAACCGACATGGGAGGTGGTAAAACAGTACGGACGTTCATTGATGGTCTGCCGACCTCCGTACGGTATCCCGATAACACTGGATACACAATCAATTACCGTAACCGCACTGTAAATGATTTAGACATTGCTGATATTGAGAGTATCGAGGTCGTCAATGGCCTTACAACAAGCATTATACCGGTAACCGATATGGTTAAACAAATCATACGGTCAGACGGGTACAGCGCCGAACTCACCTACCAACCACTCACGTCAAAACCAGTGCATGTACGGTCAGCAGGAGTTGATAACAGCTACGAATATGATTTAGACGGTATGCTCAAGCGACTGACCATGTTTGATGGCTCCAGTTATACCTATGCTTACAATACCGATAATACATTAAAAGAGATTACAAGCAGTACCGGTTCACCAATGACGATTCAAACCAATACTCTGGGTGCCGTTACTGGCTGGCAGTGGGGAACACAACATGTACAGTACGCCTACGATAAGGATGGTCTGCTGTCAGCAATTACCGACGGTGAAAACCGAATCACATCGTTCTCGTATAATCTGCAGGGTATGCTGGAGAAGATTACAAAGCCCGGTGGCGCACTGACCAACTATACCTGGACAGGGCCTTATTTATCGGGAATTGATTTCGGAAATGGACGGTCGTATCAGGTGAACAGAGATTCAGATATGCGCCCAAATACCATTGTCGGCCCCAATGATTTATCGTATTCGGCAAAATACAACTATGAGGGTATCCCAACATCCTTTATTATGCCGGGAATCCCTGCAATAAATATAATATCAGATAACATGGGCAGGCGGACTCAGGTCATAACACCGTCGGGGCTGGCAACGAACTATACCTGGACAAACAGCGGAAGTCTTGGTGAAATCCAACTTCCAACAGGGCTCTCGTATTCGTATGGTCAGCGCAATAACAACAAAACTGTTGACATAACTCGGAATGGTTTGCCCTGGCTTAGCTACACAATGGAATATGATAAGATGCGGTCTGTTGACCTCACAATGACGGATGCCGAGGATAACACCTGGAGAATAAGCAGTTTCAGTGCCGGATACGCGGAATACACTACCCCTTCCGGAAAGAAAATGGTCGTACAATATGATGCATTAGGCAAGGTTAAAAAGGTGACCTGGCCCGACGAATCGACCGATACGTATGAGTATTCGCAGAACCGGTTAACCAAGGTAACTGTTGGGGGTGAAGCCAATACATTTACCTATGACTTGAGTGGCCTGATGAATTCAATGAACGGTGCTCCCATTGGTCGCGATCAGGCTGGCAGAATTACTGATGCCGGTAATATTCATAAAACATACAACGCAGACGGGCAGGTTACACAAATTGACGTCAATAACAAAAGGCTGGCATCCTATGAATACACCAACGGACGACCAACGGCAGTAACTGACTTCCTGGGTGGCAGAACGGAAATGCGTTATAACGATATGGGGTTGAAATCAGGTTATATCTATCCCGATTTATCAACTCTTAATTACGTTTACACAGCCGATGGTAAGATACAACGCATTGAAGACTCGGGTGGATGGTGGATGGAGTATGCGTACACCAACGGTCGGGTAAGCTCAGTCACGCGTAGTGACAATGTGAATCTGGACCAGGCATTTTCTGACTTCACCGTGAATTACACACAGGATAACCTGGTTGAGGGAGCACAGTACGATAGCCGTTTCCGATTACAGGGCGCTCCGTCATTAGGTATCACCAATATCAAGTATGGTCAGAGCGGTATTTCTTCATTCACAAGGGACGGAAAGGACTTCAGCATAATCTATAATGCGTTTGGCAAGATTGACTCTATTAAGAACAATGCTGAGACTGTGAAGTTTTACTTTGACCCATACTCCCATACACCTGCAGCAATATCCTATAAGATTGCTAATAGTGACTATGCTTTCCTAACCTTCCCCTATGCAGAGTCGAATTATCAAGTTTGTGATGTTACAAAGCTCGACGGCAAGTATCTTATCGATGATGGAAATGGGAATATAGTAGCTGTTCGTAATAAGGACGGTACGTATGATGAGCCGTTGTGGTACACTCCGTTTGGTGAAAAGATAGGAGCCCAACAGTATCCGCTGGGCTTCGGTGGATCCAACGGCATCGTAACCATGGGCGGCTTACATTTAACACTCGACGGGCGACAAACACACATGCCGGAACTGAGTGATGAATTTCAGGGTGCATTTGAAAAGAAGTTCGGTTTTGGGAAGGTAGGCGGTGACGAGCCAGTGCCTATCGACGTAAGTGGTCATGTTGATATGGAAAGTGAGCGTGCAATATTCCAGGAAGAACTAATGGCCGTCCTACGAATGCAATCATCTTCAGCGCTGGATATGCTGAAGCGGGAAGGACTCAAAATTGCGCACCCTTTAAATGACGTTGAAGATCATTTTCCTTTTATGTCCGCAGAGTACACACCTCCGGCTACAAGTGTGCTGAAGTGGGAAGGATTCAGAATTGCTCGGGCTTCTACTGAAGAGGATAAATATCATAATTCATACGTTTCTGATTTCCAATTTGCTGAACAATCAAATAACGACGCCGGGAGGAAGTACTTTCTGGATTATGCTCGAACACACGGCAGATTATTTGATGCAGTATTTAATCCGTTTTTTGACTATAAGGAATTCCTCAACAGAAAGGTATGGGGCTCTAGTACAGGGGGATATTTGAACCCTATCATCCAACTGGGTTGTGCTGAATTCCTCGTTGACCCCAATGAACTTCTTGCTGACTTCTTCTTTGGTGACGGGCCACCGGTTACTGCTCCGCCAACGATAAAGTCAACACCTGCTCCGCCTCTTCATGTAACGCCACCACTCACAACTACCCCGAATAAAAAATAG
- a CDS encoding T9SS type A sorting domain-containing protein, with the protein MMKNCICIAGLLTLLVIAAGAQTRQDILYDDLGRVSTVVFTQGAKRLVVNYEYDKRDNIIRRTVQTTTDVNDENSTIASIRMVPNPATDALSVELSGALSAGAQLTITDVTGKVVLSRTVPPSATGTARVMLSKSDCVFADGVYVVTARKGEVVVSSKLIVSK; encoded by the coding sequence ATGATGAAGAACTGTATTTGCATTGCCGGTCTTCTGACCTTGCTTGTAATCGCAGCAGGTGCTCAAACAAGACAAGATATTTTGTACGATGATTTAGGTAGGGTATCAACAGTGGTATTTACGCAAGGGGCTAAGCGATTAGTTGTGAACTATGAGTATGATAAACGTGACAACATTATCCGACGAACAGTGCAAACCACGACTGATGTTAACGATGAGAACTCAACGATTGCATCAATTCGAATGGTGCCCAATCCGGCAACCGATGCACTGTCGGTTGAACTGAGTGGCGCTTTAAGTGCCGGTGCACAGCTAACGATAACAGACGTCACGGGCAAGGTGGTGCTTTCGCGTACAGTACCTCCATCGGCAACAGGGACTGCGAGAGTGATGCTTTCAAAGTCGGACTGTGTGTTTGCAGACGGAGTGTATGTGGTTACTGCCCGCAAGGGTGAGGTTGTTGTTTCATCTAAGCTGATAGTTTCAAAATAG